One window of the Primulina eburnea isolate SZY01 chromosome 18, ASM2296580v1, whole genome shotgun sequence genome contains the following:
- the LOC140820171 gene encoding small ribosomal subunit protein eS12-like — protein sequence MRFLHSSFLFTRLRFSCWRSLSLLSQVWNGALEDQEDKMSGEEAAVVETPAPVLGEPMDVMTALQLVLRKSLAHGGLTCGLHEGAKAIEKHAAQLCVLAEDCNQPDYIKLVKALCADHNVNLITVPSAKSLGEWAGLCKIDSEGKARKVVGASCVVVKDFGEESEGLHIVQEYVKSH from the exons ATGCGTTTTCTGCATTCCTCATTTTTGTTCACTCGACTCCGATTCTCTTGTTGGAGATCTCTAAGCCTTCTGTCCCAG GTGTGGAACGGAGCACTCGAGGATCAGGAAGATAAAATGTCTGG AGAAGAGGCTGCTGTTGTGGAGACACCTGCACCGGTTCTCGGTGAGCCTATGGACGTCATGACAGCGTTGCAACTCGTGCTTAGAAAGTCGTTGGCTCATGGGGGTCTTACTTGCGGCCTTCATGAAGGTGCCAAGGCAATTGAGAAGCATGCTGCCCAGCTTTGTGTATTGGCTGAAGACTGCAACCAACCAGACTACATCAAGTTGGTGAAGGCATTGTGCGCCGACCATAACGTCAACCTGATAACTGTTCCAAGTGCTAAGTCTCTTGGTGAATGGGCTGGT TTGTGCAAGATTGATTCAGAAGGAAAGGCGAGGAAAGTTGTCGGGGCCTCTTGTGTTGTTGTGAAG GATTTTGGCGAGGAAAGTGAAGGCCTCCACATTGTTCAGGAGTATGTCAAGTCTCACTAA
- the LOC140820049 gene encoding probable CCR4-associated factor 1 homolog 7, whose translation MSLLPESVCIQIRNVWEDNLEEEFTFIRNIIDDYPYVAMDTEFPGIICQPTKEFSDPRDYQYAKLKLNVDLLKLIQLGLTLSDAKGNLPHCDTDKFCVWQFNFREFNPEHDKFVIESLALLQNSGIRFRKNNEKGISARRFGELLMSSGVVLNDSVCWVTFHSGYDFGYLLKLLTCRDLPDTQAGFFELIRIFCPVLYDVKHLMKFCGMHGGLNKLARFLGVQRVGISHQAGSDSLVTARAFKNLKDNNFGGKVDRYAGVLYGLGVDN comes from the coding sequence ATGTCGCTTTTGCCCGAAAGCGTCTGCATTCAAATCAGGAACGTTTGGGAGGACAATTTGGAGGAAGAATTCACGTTTATTCGAAATATCATCGATGATTACCCCTACGTTGCAATGGATACAGAGTTCCCGGGCATTATCTGCCAACCCACAAAAGAGTTCAGTGACCCCCGTGATTACCAGTACGCAAAATTGAAACTTAATGTTGATCTTTTGAAGCTGATTCAATTAGGTCTCACTTTATCCGACGCCAAGGGAAATTTACCCCACTGCGACACTGATAAGTTCTGTGTCTGGCAGTTCAACTTTCGAGAATTCAATCCGGAACATGATAAGTTTGTTATCGAATCACTGGCGTTGCTTCAAAATAGCGGCATTCGGTTTAGAAAAAATAACGAAAAGGGTATCAGCGCCAGGCGATTCGGGGAGCTCTTGATGTCGTCTGGGGTTGTTTTGAATGACAGCGTCTGCTGGGTTACATTCCACAGTGGATACGATTTCGGGTACTTGCTCAAGCTGTTAACTTGCCGGGATTTGCCTGATACACAGGCTGGATTCTTCGAATTGATCCGTATATTTTGTCCGGTGCTGTACGATGTCAAACATTTGATGAAGTTTTGTGGTATGCACGGTGGATTAAACAAGCTGGCCAGGTTCTTGGGGGTGCAGAGGGTCGGGATTAGTCACCAGGCCGGATCGGATAGCTTGGTTACGGCTCGTGCATTCAAGAATTTGAAGGATAA